From Streptomyces sp. SCSIO 75703:
GAGCTGACCGCCCAGCACCGGTCCACCCTCGACCGGGCGCTGGAGACGATCCGCACGCGCGCGTACTGGTCCCCCCACCCCGAACACCCCAAGGCGTACGGGGAGGGCGACAGCCTCGACCTCGCGGCGGGCAAGGCCGCCTTCGACGCCCTGCTCGGCACCCGCCTCGACCTCGGCCAGCCCGGCACCGACGACTGGGTGGGCGGCGAGGTCTCCCCGTACGGCGTCGAGCTGGGCGTGACCTACCCGCACGCCGACGTCGACGTGCTGCTGCCCGCCATGCTGGCCGGGCGGCGGGCCTGGCGGGACGCGGGCCCCGAGCTGCGCGCCATGGTCTGCCTGGAGATCCTGCGGCGGATCGCCGACCGGACGCACGAGTTCGCGCACGCGGTCATGCACACCTCCGGGCAGGCGTTCATGATGGCGTTCCAGGCGGGCGGCCCGCACGCCCAGGACCGCGGCCTGGAGGCGGTGGCGTACGCCTACGCGGAGCAGGTCCGCACCCCCGGGGAAGCCGAGTGGACCAAGCCGCAGGGCAAGCGGGACCCGCTCGTGCTCACCAAGGAGTTCACGGCGGTCCCGCGCGGCATCGGCCTGGTCGTCGGCTGCAACACCTTCCCGACGTGGAACGGCTACCCGGGCCTCTTCGCCTCCCTGGCCACCGGCAACGCCGTCCTGGTCAAGCCGCACCCGCGGGCGGTGCTGCCGCTCGCGCTCACCGTGCGCATCGCGCGCGAGGTGCTCGGCGAGGCGGGCTTCGACCCCAACCTGGTCGCGCTCGCCGCCGAGCGGCCCGGCGAGGGCATCGCCAGGACGCTCGCCACCCGGCCGGAGATCCGGATCATCGACTACACCGGGTCGACGGAGTTCGGGGACTGGCTGGAGGCCCACGCCCGCCAGGCCCAGGTGTACACGGAGAAGGCCGGCGTCAACACGGTGATCGTGGAGTCGACCGGGAACTACCGGGGCATGCTCGCCAACCTGGCGTTCTCCCTCTCGCTCTACAGCGGCCAGATGTGCACCACCCCGCAGAACCTGCTGGTCCCGCGCGACGGCATCGCCACCGACCAGGGCCCGAAGACCTTCGACGAGGTCGCCGCCGACCTCGCCGCCGCGGTGGACGGACTGCTCGGCGACGACGCCCGCGCCACCGGGATCCTCGGCGCGATCGTCAACCCGGGCGTGCGGGAGCGACTGGAGGACGCCGCCGGTCTCGGCGAGGTCGCCCTCGCCTCCCGCGCGATCGCCCACCCGGAGTTCCCGGACGCCACCGTGCGCTCCCCGCTGATCGTCAAGCTGGACAGCGCCAAGCCGGCGGACGCGGCGGCCTGCGCCACCGAGTGCTTCGGCCCCGTCTCCTTCCTCGTCGCCGTCGACTCCGCCGAGCACGCGGTGGAGCTGCTGCGCCGCAGCGTCCGGGAGCAGGGCGCGATGACCGTCGGCGCCTACACCACCGACCCCGGAGTCGAGGAGGCGGTGCGGGAGGCGTGCCTCGACGAGGCCGCCCAGCTCTCGCTGAACCTCACCGGCGGGGTCTACGTCAACCAGACGGCCGCCTTCTCCGACTTCCACGGCTCGGGCGGCAACCCGGCGGCCAACGCGGCCCTGTGCGACGGCGCGTTCGTCGCCAGCCGCTTCCGGATGGTGGAGGTCCGCCGGGAGGCGTAGGCACCCCGGCAGGCCCCCCTCGGCGCCCAGCCGGTCCGGCGGTCTTGCGGTCCGGCGGCAGGCGGTCCGGTGCCGCGGCGGCACCGGTCCGCCGTACCGCGGGTTCACCCGTCCCGGGCCGGCGCCCGCCCCCGGGCAGGCGCACCCGGCACGGGCCGGTTCACCCGCCCTGGGCCGGTGCTCCCGGCACGGGGCGGGCTCCGACGGCGCCGCCCCCGCCGGAGCCGTCCACGCCGCCCCCGCCGGAGCCGTCCACGGCGCCTCCGGCGGCACCTCCCGGGGCGCCGCCGGACGTGGCGCTCCAGTGGTAGAGGGTCATGGCGACACTGGTCGCCAGGTTGTAGCTGGAGACCTGGGGCCGCATGGGCAGCGCCACCAGGTGGTCGGCCCGTGCGCGCAGCTCGGGCGTGAGGCCGCCGCGTTCCGAGCCGAAGGCCAGCAGCGCGTCGTCCGGCAGGACCGTCCCCCGGATGTCCTCGCCCCCCGGGTCGAGCGCGAAGACCGGGCCGGGCGGCAGCTCCGCCGTGGTCAGCCGTTCCACGACGGTCGCGTAGTGCAGCCCCGCCCCGCCGCGCACCACCGTCGGGTGCCAGGGGTCGAGGGTGCCCGTGGTGCACACGCCGGTCGCGCCGAAACCGGCGGCGAGCCGGATCACGGCCCCCGCGTTGCCGAGATTGCGCGGCTGGTCGAGGACGACGACGGGCGCGGTGCGCGGCAGCGCCGCCAGCCTGCGCAGCCCCTCCTCCCGCGCGGGGCGCACCGCCAGCGCGGCCACCGCGGTCGGGTGCGGACGCGGCACCAGCGCGGCGTACGCGTCCCGGTCCACCGGTACCAGGAGCCCGGCCAGGGCGTCCCGCACGTCCGGCGCCAGCTCGTCGGCGAGGGCCAGGGCGCCCGCGCGGTCGGCGGTGACGGCCACGGGCACCTCGGCGCCGAAGCGCAGCGCGTGCTTGAGGGCGTGGAAGCCGTCCAGCAGCACGCAGCGGGCGGCGTGGCCACGCCAGGCGGCCAGGGCCTCGGAGACGGGGTCGGTCATGCCGGGAAGCCTACGCGCGCCCCCTCGGCCCCCTCCCCGGAGCGCGGGGCGGGCACCTCGGCGGGCGGCCGTTCCCCCGCGCCGGCGCGCCGGCCGAGGCGGGCCACCCGGGCACCCAGGCCGCGCAGGAAGGACGTCGGCAGGAAGACCGCGTCGGCCGCGATCATCGCCAGCGAGAAGAACGGCAGCCCCAGCACCACGGCGATCACGGCGTGCTCGGTCATCATCACGGCCAGCAGGACGTTCTTGACCCGCCGGTTGAACAGCGTGAACGGGAAGGCGACCTGCACCACGACGGTGCCGTAGGTGATGAGCATGACCATGGTGCCGCTGGCCGCCAGCGCCTGCGACAGGGCGGGCCACGGGGCGAAGTAGTCGAGGTGCAGCGGGTAGTAGACGGCGGTGCCGTCCTGCCAGCGCGAACCCTGGATCTTGTACCAGCCGGCGGTGGCGTAGATCAGGCAGGCCTCCGCCATGATGACCAGCAGGGCGCCGTTGTGCACCACGCGGGCGACGACGTCGAGCAGGATGCGCGGCTCCTCGCTCCGCGCCCGGCGGCGCACGGTCCGGCACAGCGCCTGGGCGAGCCACACCGTCCACAGCAGGACCGGCACGAGGCGGTCGCCGTCGAGCCGCCCGGCGAGCGTCACGGCGACCAGCACGCAGCCGAGGACGGTCCACAGCACGGGCCCCGTCCGGTCGGTGACGCGCTCGCCCCGCGCGCGGGCCGCCTCCTCACGGCGGGCCCGGCGCGCGTCCAGGGACCACACCTGCGCGCAGCGGGTGAACACCAGGTAGATGCTCATCAGGTGCAGGACGTTGTCGCCGCCGTCGCCCATGAAGATGCTGCGGTTCTGGAGCGAGAGCACGCCGATCATGAAGAGCACGGACGTGGTGCGGGTGCGCCAGCCGAGCAGCAGCAGCACGCTCGCCAGAACGGCGAGGACGTAGACCGTCTCGAACCAGAACCGGCCGTCCCACCACAGCAGCGCCGTGAACGCGCCGTTGTCCGCGATCAGTTGCTCGGCGAGATCGCGGCTCCAGGGGCCGTCGGGGCCGTACAGCTCGTGCCGGTGGGGCAGTTCACGCAGCAGGAAGAGCAGCCAGGTGAGGCTGAAGCCGATCCGGATCACCGCGGTCTGGTACGGGCCGAGCGCGGACCCGGTGACACGGGCGATGCCGCGCGAGAGCGACAGGGCGAGGGCGTTCACGCGGCGCCCCCTTCCGGGTCGCGGGCGGGCATCGGCCACCAGGGCAGTTCGCGGTATTCGGGCCGCTGGGCGGAGACCTTCTCCCCGCTCCACGGGGGCGGGGAGACGGCGGTGGTGCGGGAGCGGTACTGGACGCGGTCGACCGAACCGCCCGGACCGGCGACGCCGTCGCGTGCCAGGCGCAGGGCGGCGATGCGCAGCAGGTAGTTCTCGGAGAGGGCGCCCCGCAGGCCCACGGGGCGGTTCTCGGAGTCGTGGGTGGCGACGAAGAAGTCCCAGGCGCGGCGGAGTTCGTTCTGCTGGGTGTGGCTCGGCAGCGGGTTGCCGCGGATGGCCCGGCCGTCCTGGGCGGACAGGTCGTACCAGCCGGTGGTGCGCACCCCGCCGTCCGCCGTGCTCACCTCGGCGCGGACCTGGACGGAGACGTTCTGCTGGAGCGGGTTGGGCGCGAACAGCTTCCAGTTCTGCTCGAACTCGGGGTAGATCCACTCGTCGACCACGGCGCCGTGCTGCTTGGTGAGGGTGTTCGAGGGGGCGACGTGCAGGAACATCAGGCCGACGTGGGCGCAGACGACGACGGCGACGACGCCGAGCGCGAGCGCGGCGCCGACCTGGTAGCGCGGGGAGAGCGCGGCGACCCCGGCGCGGGGCCCCGCGGGCAGTGGGGCCGGGCGACCGCCCGCCTCGGCGCCGGCCGTGCCGTGGCCCGCCGCCGCCTCCCGGTCCGGAACCCCCGCGGCCGCCGTCCCGCCGGTCACACCGGCCACACCAGTCAAACCGGCCACGTCGTCCCCGCCGAACTCGTCCGCCCCGGCAGCCCCACCAGCCTCGGCAAGCGCAGCAGACACACCAGGCCCAACGACCCCGCCAGGCCCAACGACCCCGCCAGACCCACCAGGCCCAGCCCCACCGCCAGCCCCGCCGGCCTCCTCGGCCTCGGCGGAGCCGGAGCCCTCCGGCGGGCCTATCCGGCCGGCCGGGGCCTCGGGCACCTCGGGGGGCACCCGCCCCGCCGGCCCCGCGGGTGCGCCCCGCCCGGCGTTCGCGCCTGTCTCGTCCGCGTCCATTCCCGCCCCGTCCCCGGTCTCCGGTACCGATCCGTCGTTCCGTCCGTTCCCCGGCGCTCGAACGCGAACGGTACTCAGGACCGCCCGCCCGCACAGCCCCGGGCGGAAACCGCACCGCGGCCCCGGACCGCGCGCGGGGACCGGCGGGGCCGCCGGACGGATCCAGGGCCTTCCGTTTGGATCACGCCGGGCTCGCGGGGTCCGGCCTGATCCAAACGAAAGACCCTAGAGGACCTGTCCCGGCTCGCCCCGCTCGTCGCGGACGGGCCGGCCCGCCGCGGCCCAGCTCTGCATGCCGCCGTCGACGTTCACCGCGTCGATGCCCTGCTGGACGAGGTACTGGGTGACCTGGGCGGAACGCCCGCCGGAGCGGCAGATCACGTGCACCCGGCCGTCGGCCGGCGCGGCCTCGGTCAGCTCGCCGTACCGGGCGACGAACTCGCTCAGCGGCAGGTGCAGCGCACCGTCGGCGTGACCTGCCCGCCACTCGTCGTCCTCGCGGACGTCCAGCAGGAAGTCGTCGTCCTTGAGGTCCGCGACCTCGACCGTGGGCACACCAGCTCCGAAACTCATGCCCCCGACGCTACCGGAGCCCCGCGTCCCCGCCCGCGCCCCACCCGGCCGGGGCGGCCCGCCGGGGCGCCGCCGCGGACCGGGGCGTCCGCCGGCCGGGCGGCCTCCCGGCTCACGCCCGTCCGAGCGCCGCCGCCAGTTCGGCCTCCCGCTCGCGCACCTGCCGCGCGAGCTGCTCGCCGATCTCGTCCAGCAGCCGGTCGGGATCGTCCGGGGCCAGCCGCAGCATGGCGCCGATCGCGCTGTCCTCCAGCTCCTTGGCGAGCACGGTGAGCAGTTCCTTGCGCTGGGCGAGCCACTCCAGGCGGGCGTACAGCTCCTCGCCGTGGCTCGGCCGCCGCTCGGGCACCGGACCGGCCTCCCACTCCGCGGCCAGCTCACGCAGCTCGGCGGCGTCGCCGCGGGCGTAGGCGGCGTTGACGCGGGTGATGAACTCCTCGCGCCGGGCCCGTTCCCGCTCCTCCTGGGCGAGGTCCGGGTGGGCCTTGCGGGCCAGCTCGCGGTACAGCTTGCGGGCCTCCTCGCCGGGCCGCACCCGCTGCGGGGGGCGTACGGCCTGGTCGGTGAGCATCGCGGCGGCCTCCGGGAACAGCCCGTGGCCGTCCATCCAGCCGTGCATCAGTTCCTCGACCCCGGGTATCGGCATCAGCCGGGCCCGTGCCTCGTCGGCGCGGCGCAGGTCGTCGGGGTCCTGGGTGCGGGCGGCGCGGGCCTCCAGGATCTGCGCCTCCAGCTCCTCCAGACGCGCGTAGACCGGGCCGAGCCGCTGTTCGTGCAGGCGGGAGAAGTTCTCGACCTCCACGCGGAAGGTCTCCAGCGCTATCTCGTACTCGATGAGTGCCTGCTCGGCGGCGCGAACGGCCCGTTCCAGGCGTTCCTCGGGCCGCGGCGCACCGTTACCGGGCGGCGCCGCCGAGTCCGCGCCCGCGCCGTCGCCCCCCTGCTCAGCTTCCGGGGTCGTCACCCGGACAGCGTAGGCCACCTTTCCGGGGCCCCGGCCGCTCCCGGTGGCCCGCGGGGGACGCCGGAGCCCTTCGCCGGGGCCCCCGGACGCCGGCCTCGGCCGCGGCCCGACCGGAACGCGCCGCGCGAGCAGAACGGCGTGGCCGGCCTCCGTACGGTCGGCGGGGGCGAAGGCGACCGCGGCCCCGCCCTGTCCCCCGCCCCTGCCGCGGTACCCGGAGACCAGGCGCGGGCCGGCGCCGACGCGCGCGGGCGCGGGCCAACGAGGTGCCGGTCGTGCGGGGTGGTCACCGGTCCGGCCGGCGGCGAACGCGGCGGGGGTGACGCCGCCCTCGCGGTCGCGGAGCCGCCGTACCCGGAAGGGCCGCCCGGCGACCGGGGACCGGCCCGCGGCGGATCACCGCCCCGCGGGCGCCGCCGGACCCGCACGGCCCGCCCGCCCCCTGCCGCGCACCGGCGCCACCGCCCGCCGGGCCGGCGCCACCGCCCGCGACCAGCCGGAACATCCGGCCGCCGGGCACCTCTGGCGGTACCCCCGCGGCCCCGTATAACGCCGGGCAGAGGGCGGTCCGGGAGGTGCCGCGGCGCCGCGCGGCGGGCTTACGGTTCCGGCGATCGCCCACGGAGCGCGTCCCCCGGACCACAGCAGCCTGCCCCGCGTCCCGGCGGGGCGCGCTCCCCCGCGAGCGCCCGTCATGCACACCCGTCCACCCTCCCCGGGGGCCTTCCCCGCCGGGGAGACCGAGGAGAACGAGGAACCGCCATGACACCCACCACCCCCGGCGACCCCGGCGGCATCAGCCGCAAGGCGCTGCTCAAGGCGGCCGTCGCCGCCGGCGCCGCCGTCCCGCTGCTGGTCGGCGGCGGCAGCGCCCTGGCCCGGGACGCCGCCCGCACCCCGGGCCGCACGCTGGCGCCGACCCCGTACTGCGACGACGGCGACGACCCGACGCCCGACCAGATGGAGGGCCCGTACTTCAAGCCGAACTCGCCGCTGCGCACCGACCTGGTGACATCGAGCACCCCCGGCACCCGGCTCACCGTCAGCGGCTACGTCTTCGGCCGCGACTGCGCCCCGCTCCCCGGCGTCCTGCTGGACTTCTGGCAGGCGGACGTGGCCGGCGCCTACGACATGACCGGCTACGCCTTCCGCGGCCACCAGTTCACCGACGCCACCGGCGCGTTCGTCCTGCGCACGATCGTCCCGGGCCTCTACCCGGGCCGCACCCGGCACCTCCACGTCAAGGCGCAGGCCCCCGGCAAGCCGGTCCTCACCACCCAGCTCTACTTCCCCGGCGAGCCCCGCAACGCCACGGACGCGATCTTCGACCCGGACCTGCTGATGACCGTCCGGGACGCGGGCGGCGGCAAGCAGGGGACCTTCGACTTCGTGCTCAACGTGAAGGGCGGCTCGGGTCCCGGCCCCACCGACCCGCCGACCGACCCGCCGTCCGGCACCTGGGCGGTCGGCCGCCCCTACACGGCCGGCGACCGGGTCACGTACAACGGCGCCGCCTACCGCTGCCTCCAGGCGCACACCTCGATGGCCGGCTGGGAGCCCCCCGTCGTCCCGGCACTGTGGCGCCGCGACTGACCGGAGCGGTCCGCCAACTCCGCCGCGCACGCGCGGACTTGCTCTCCCACGCCCGCCGGGTCCGCGAAGCGGCCGGGACACCGCCGTCCCGGCCCGTCCGGCCGTGAGAGGTTCCTCACACACCCGCCACCGGCCCCCCGGCCCCGGCCCGCCCCACGACCGGGGCCGGGGACACGAGAAAGAGGGCGGCATCGCCTCAGCGATGCCGCCCTCTTCATGGTGCGCGAGGGGGGAGTTGAACCCCCACGCCCTTGCGGGCACTGGAACCTGAATCCAGCGCGTCTGCCTATTCCGCCACCCGCGCATTTGGGTGTGTCCTCCGGCTCCGTCCCCTTCGGTCCGGCGCCTTCCGACACGAGAACATTAGCACGCTGGAAGGCGTGCCTTCACATCCCTTTCCCCGGGTCCACGGGCGCCCGGGGGGCTCCCCGGGCACTCCCGGCGGCCCCGGCGCGTTCACGTATCAACCTCGTACCGGTCGGGCCCGTCTCCCCCACGACGGTCGGGGTCCACGGCCCGGTGCGGGACACTGGTCCTCGGGCGCCTCTACGATCCTGGGCACGAGGGCGCGCGCGAGCGCGCACCGACGGAGCCGAGGAGTTCGAGGGGAGGCCCCACCGGGAACTCCGAGAGGCGTCGACACCCGTCGACCGGGCCGACAGGGGGAACCAGCCGATCGACCGGCGCGTGGATACGATCAGTAAGCAGTACCAGGTAGGCAGTGCGCGGACATCCGGCACGGCAGGCAGTACGCAAGACAGTGGACAGGGCGGCAGCGACGGAGGAGGTGCCCCATGGGAGTCCTGAAGAAGTTCGAGCAGCGTCTCGAAGGTCTGGTCAACGGCACCTTCGCGAAGGTGTTCAAGTCCGAGGTGCAGCCGGTGGAGATCGCGGGAGCGCTGCAGCGCGAGTGCGACAACAACGCGACCATCTGGAACCGCGACCGCACCGTCGTGCCCAACGACTTCATCGTGGAACTGAGCACGCCCGACTACGAACGGCTCAGCCCCTACTCCGGCCAGCTCGGCGACGAGCTGGCGGGCATGGTCCGCGACTACGCCGGCCAGCAGCGCTACACCTTCATGGGCCCCATCAAGGTCCACCTGGAGAAGGCGGACGACCTCGACACCGGCCTGTACCGGGTGCGCAGCCGCACGCTCGCCTCCTCCAGCAGCCAGCCGGGCGGCCCCGCCCACCCCGGGGCCGGCGCGCCCCCCGGACGGCCCCCGGGCCCCCCCGGCCATCAGCCGGGCGGCTACGGTTACCCCCCTGCCGCCCCGCCCGGCGGCGCCCCGCCGATGCCGGCCGCGCCCCCGCCGGGCGGCGGCTACGGCTACCCGCCCCCCGCGGGTCCCCCCGGCGGACGCACCCGCCACTGGATCGAGATCAACGGCAACCGCCACCAGATCTCCCGCGCGACGCTCGTGCTGGGCCGCAGCACCGAGGCGGACGTGCGGGTCGACGACCCCGGCGTCTCCCGCCGGCACTGCGAGATCCGGACCGGAACGCCCTCGACGATCCAGGATCTCGGATCCACCAACGGCATCGTGGTGGACGGGCAGCACACCACCCACGCTACGCTCCGCGACGGCTCGCGAATCGTCGTGGGCAGCACCACCGTTATCTACAGGCAAGCCGAAGGGTGATCCGGGGGCAATGTCAGAGCTGACCCTCACGGTCATGCGGCTGGGTTTTCTCGCCGTACTGTGGCTGTTCGTCATCGTGGCCGTGCAGGTCATCCGCAGCGACCTGTTCGGGACACGGGTCACCCAGCGCGGCGCGCGGCGCGAGGCCGGACGGCCCCAGCAGGCCGCGCGCCAGGGCCAGGCGCCCCCGCAGCAGCGCCAGCAACCGGGCGGGCGGGCCCGCCGCAACGCCCCCACCAAGCTGGTGGTGACGGAGGGGACCCTCACCGGCACCACCGTCGCGCTCCAGGGGCAGACCATCACCCTGGGCCGGGCGCACGACAGCACGATCGTGCTGGACGACGACTACGCCTCCAGCCGGCATGCCAGGATCTACCCCGACCGCGACGGCCAGTGGATCGTCGAGGATCTCGGCTCCACCAACGGCACCTACCTGGACCGGTCCCGGCTGACGACCCCGACACCGATTTCGCCGGGGGCGCCGATCCGCATCGGCAAAACCGTCATCGAGCTGCGGAAGTAGTGCTACACCAATGAATCAGCGCGAGCGGAGCGAGCACGCGGAGGCGGCCGTCACCCCCGGCCCCGGCGCGCTCCCGACCGGAGGGTGGGCAGTGTGGCTCGACACGACCGGCTGCATGCGGAGCCGACGGGCGAGGTGCGCATGAGTCTGTCACTGCGCTTCGCCGCCGGATCGCACAAAGGCATGATCCGGGAGGGCAACGAGGACTCCGGTTACGCCGGTCCCCGCCTGCTCGCCATCGCGGACGGCATGGGCGGCCAGGCCGCCGGCGAGGTCGCCTCCTCCGAGGTGATCTCCACCATCGTCGCCCTCGACGACGACGTGCCCGGCTCCGACCTCCTCACCTCCCTCGGCACCGCCGTGCGGCGGGCCAACGACCAGCTCCGGCAGATGGTCGAGGAGGACCCCGCCCTGGAGGGCATGGGCACCACGCTCACCGCCCTGCTCTGGACCGGCCAGCGCCTCGGCCTCGTCCACGTCGGCGACTCGCGCGCCTACCTGCTGCGCGACGGCGTGCTGACCCAGATCACCCAGGACCACACCTGGGTGCAGCGCCTGGTCGACGAGGGGCGCATCACCGAGGAGGAGGCGGGCACCCACCCCCAGCGCTCCCTGCTCATGCGCGCCCTCGGCAGCGGCGACCACGTCGAACCCGACCTCTCCATCCGCGAGGTCCGGGCCGGCGACCGCTACCTCATCTGCTCCGACGGGCTCTCCGGCGTCGTCTCCCACCAGACCCTGGAGGAGACCCTCGCCGGCTACCAGGGCCCCCAGGAGACCGTGCAGGAACTGATCCAGCTCGCGCTGCGCGGCGGCGGCCCGGACAACATCACCGTCATCGTCGCGGACGTCCTCGACCTCGACACCGGCGACACGCTCTCCGGGCAGTTGTCCGACACGCCGATCGTGGTCGGCGCCGTCGCGGAGAACCAGCTCCAGGTCAACGACAACGGCATCATGCAGACCCCGGCCGGCCGCGCCGCCGGCCTCGGCCGCCGGGGACAGCGCCGCGGCGGCGGCGAGTTCGGCCCGCCCGGCAGCGGCGACGGCGCCGGCTACACCCCGGCGGACGGCTTCGGCGAGTACGACCGGGACGACTTCGTCAAACCCCGCAAGAACCGCCGCTGGCTCAAGCGGTCCCTCTACGGCGCGCTCGCCCTCGCCGTCATCGGCGGCGGGCTCTACGGCGGCTGGCGCTGGACCCAGACCCAGTACTACGTGGGCACCAACAACGACCACGTCGCGCTCTACCGGGGCATCAGCCAGGACCTCGCCTGGGTCTCGCTCTCGAAGGTCCAGAAGGACCACCCCGAGATCGAACTCAAGTACCTCCCGCCCTACCAGCAGAAGCTGGTGGAGGCGACCATCGCCGAGGGCGACCTGAACGACGCCCGCGCGAAGATCGAGGAGCTGGCCGTCCAGGCGTCCGCCTGCCGCAAGCAGGCCGAACTGCGGGCCGCGGAGAGCGAGAACGCCAAGTCCGGCGAGGGCCAGGCCGGAGGCACCACGGGAACCACCCCGGCCTCCCTCACGTCCAGGGCCACGGCCGCCCCGACCGCGCCCGCCGCGCCGGAGCAGCCCACGGAACCCGGATCGTCCCCGTCCCCGTCCACGACCGCACCCACTTCCAGCCCCGGCCCCAGCCTCTCGGAGGAGGA
This genomic window contains:
- the paaN gene encoding phenylacetic acid degradation protein PaaN; the protein is MAAALTAPELTAQHRSTLDRALETIRTRAYWSPHPEHPKAYGEGDSLDLAAGKAAFDALLGTRLDLGQPGTDDWVGGEVSPYGVELGVTYPHADVDVLLPAMLAGRRAWRDAGPELRAMVCLEILRRIADRTHEFAHAVMHTSGQAFMMAFQAGGPHAQDRGLEAVAYAYAEQVRTPGEAEWTKPQGKRDPLVLTKEFTAVPRGIGLVVGCNTFPTWNGYPGLFASLATGNAVLVKPHPRAVLPLALTVRIAREVLGEAGFDPNLVALAAERPGEGIARTLATRPEIRIIDYTGSTEFGDWLEAHARQAQVYTEKAGVNTVIVESTGNYRGMLANLAFSLSLYSGQMCTTPQNLLVPRDGIATDQGPKTFDEVAADLAAAVDGLLGDDARATGILGAIVNPGVRERLEDAAGLGEVALASRAIAHPEFPDATVRSPLIVKLDSAKPADAAACATECFGPVSFLVAVDSAEHAVELLRRSVREQGAMTVGAYTTDPGVEEAVREACLDEAAQLSLNLTGGVYVNQTAAFSDFHGSGGNPAANAALCDGAFVASRFRMVEVRREA
- a CDS encoding TrmH family RNA methyltransferase, with translation MTDPVSEALAAWRGHAARCVLLDGFHALKHALRFGAEVPVAVTADRAGALALADELAPDVRDALAGLLVPVDRDAYAALVPRPHPTAVAALAVRPAREEGLRRLAALPRTAPVVVLDQPRNLGNAGAVIRLAAGFGATGVCTTGTLDPWHPTVVRGGAGLHYATVVERLTTAELPPGPVFALDPGGEDIRGTVLPDDALLAFGSERGGLTPELRARADHLVALPMRPQVSSYNLATSVAMTLYHWSATSGGAPGGAAGGAVDGSGGGGVDGSGGGGAVGARPVPGAPAQGG
- a CDS encoding HTTM domain-containing protein encodes the protein MNALALSLSRGIARVTGSALGPYQTAVIRIGFSLTWLLFLLRELPHRHELYGPDGPWSRDLAEQLIADNGAFTALLWWDGRFWFETVYVLAVLASVLLLLGWRTRTTSVLFMIGVLSLQNRSIFMGDGGDNVLHLMSIYLVFTRCAQVWSLDARRARREEAARARGERVTDRTGPVLWTVLGCVLVAVTLAGRLDGDRLVPVLLWTVWLAQALCRTVRRRARSEEPRILLDVVARVVHNGALLVIMAEACLIYATAGWYKIQGSRWQDGTAVYYPLHLDYFAPWPALSQALAASGTMVMLITYGTVVVQVAFPFTLFNRRVKNVLLAVMMTEHAVIAVVLGLPFFSLAMIAADAVFLPTSFLRGLGARVARLGRRAGAGERPPAEVPAPRSGEGAEGARVGFPA
- a CDS encoding DUF5819 family protein, which produces MSAALAEAGGAAGADEFGGDDVAGLTGVAGVTGGTAAAGVPDREAAAGHGTAGAEAGGRPAPLPAGPRAGVAALSPRYQVGAALALGVVAVVVCAHVGLMFLHVAPSNTLTKQHGAVVDEWIYPEFEQNWKLFAPNPLQQNVSVQVRAEVSTADGGVRTTGWYDLSAQDGRAIRGNPLPSHTQQNELRRAWDFFVATHDSENRPVGLRGALSENYLLRIAALRLARDGVAGPGGSVDRVQYRSRTTAVSPPPWSGEKVSAQRPEYRELPWWPMPARDPEGGAA
- a CDS encoding rhodanese-like domain-containing protein, whose translation is MPTVEVADLKDDDFLLDVREDDEWRAGHADGALHLPLSEFVARYGELTEAAPADGRVHVICRSGGRSAQVTQYLVQQGIDAVNVDGGMQSWAAAGRPVRDERGEPGQVL
- a CDS encoding carbohydrate-binding protein, translating into MTPTTPGDPGGISRKALLKAAVAAGAAVPLLVGGGSALARDAARTPGRTLAPTPYCDDGDDPTPDQMEGPYFKPNSPLRTDLVTSSTPGTRLTVSGYVFGRDCAPLPGVLLDFWQADVAGAYDMTGYAFRGHQFTDATGAFVLRTIVPGLYPGRTRHLHVKAQAPGKPVLTTQLYFPGEPRNATDAIFDPDLLMTVRDAGGGKQGTFDFVLNVKGGSGPGPTDPPTDPPSGTWAVGRPYTAGDRVTYNGAAYRCLQAHTSMAGWEPPVVPALWRRD
- a CDS encoding DUF3662 and FHA domain-containing protein: MGVLKKFEQRLEGLVNGTFAKVFKSEVQPVEIAGALQRECDNNATIWNRDRTVVPNDFIVELSTPDYERLSPYSGQLGDELAGMVRDYAGQQRYTFMGPIKVHLEKADDLDTGLYRVRSRTLASSSSQPGGPAHPGAGAPPGRPPGPPGHQPGGYGYPPAAPPGGAPPMPAAPPPGGGYGYPPPAGPPGGRTRHWIEINGNRHQISRATLVLGRSTEADVRVDDPGVSRRHCEIRTGTPSTIQDLGSTNGIVVDGQHTTHATLRDGSRIVVGSTTVIYRQAEG
- a CDS encoding FHA domain-containing protein — encoded protein: MSELTLTVMRLGFLAVLWLFVIVAVQVIRSDLFGTRVTQRGARREAGRPQQAARQGQAPPQQRQQPGGRARRNAPTKLVVTEGTLTGTTVALQGQTITLGRAHDSTIVLDDDYASSRHARIYPDRDGQWIVEDLGSTNGTYLDRSRLTTPTPISPGAPIRIGKTVIELRK
- a CDS encoding Stp1/IreP family PP2C-type Ser/Thr phosphatase, with the protein product MSLSLRFAAGSHKGMIREGNEDSGYAGPRLLAIADGMGGQAAGEVASSEVISTIVALDDDVPGSDLLTSLGTAVRRANDQLRQMVEEDPALEGMGTTLTALLWTGQRLGLVHVGDSRAYLLRDGVLTQITQDHTWVQRLVDEGRITEEEAGTHPQRSLLMRALGSGDHVEPDLSIREVRAGDRYLICSDGLSGVVSHQTLEETLAGYQGPQETVQELIQLALRGGGPDNITVIVADVLDLDTGDTLSGQLSDTPIVVGAVAENQLQVNDNGIMQTPAGRAAGLGRRGQRRGGGEFGPPGSGDGAGYTPADGFGEYDRDDFVKPRKNRRWLKRSLYGALALAVIGGGLYGGWRWTQTQYYVGTNNDHVALYRGISQDLAWVSLSKVQKDHPEIELKYLPPYQQKLVEATIAEGDLNDARAKIEELAVQASACRKQAELRAAESENAKSGEGQAGGTTGTTPASLTSRATAAPTAPAAPEQPTEPGSSPSPSTTAPTSSPGPSLSEEEQKVVSLCGKQ